A stretch of Macadamia integrifolia cultivar HAES 741 chromosome 7, SCU_Mint_v3, whole genome shotgun sequence DNA encodes these proteins:
- the LOC122084622 gene encoding psbP domain-containing protein 3, chloroplastic isoform X2, which produces MASVPSLFSNSSRYRIGDSTLLRRNRKGICICRNELVLCSRKSETEQKSSLRLHGQGTKRRQALLQIIFGAFSFPSIAVANASADTDWQVGAGKADGIRSVTAFYPGEASSSNVSVLITGLGADFTRLESFGKVDAFAENLVSGLDRSWQRPPGLAAKLIDSKTTNGLYYIEYSLQNPGESCRHIISVIGMASNGWYNRLYTVTGQYVEEESEKYRSKIEKSVLSFRFI; this is translated from the exons ATGGCCTCCGTTCCATCCCTGTTTTCCAACTCGTCACGATATCGAATCGGTGATTCCACACTTCTCCGACGTAACAGAAAAG GCATTTGTATATGCAGAAATGAGCTTGTTCTCTGTTCCAGGAAAAGCGAAACTGAACAAAAATCAAG CTTGCGCCTCCATGGACAGGGAACTAAAAGGAGACAGGCGTTGTTGCAGATCATCTTTGGTGCATTTTCTTTTCCATCCATTGCTGTTGCTAATGCTTCGGCAGATACAg ACTGGCAAGTTGGTGCAGGAAAGGCTGATGGAATCAGATCAGTAACTGCTTTTTATCCTGGGGAGGCTTCTAGTTCTAATG TAAGCGTTTTAATCACGGGGCTTGGTGCGGATTTTACCAGATTAGAATCGTTTGGCAAGGTTGACGCTTTCGCTGAGAATCTG GTTTCTGGATTGGACAGAAGCTGGCAGAGGCCTCCTGGCTTGGCAGCAAAACTCATTGACTCTAAGACTACAAATG GCTTATATTACATCGAGTATTCACTGCAAAATCCTGGAGAAAGTTGCAGGCACATAATTTCTGTAATTGGGATGGCATCAAACGGTTGGTACAACAGATTATATACTGTAACAGGGCAG TATgtggaagaagaatcagaaaaatACCGATCCAAAATTGAGAAG TCTGTCTTGTCATTCAGGTTCATCTGA
- the LOC122084622 gene encoding psbP domain-containing protein 3, chloroplastic isoform X1 gives MASVPSLFSNSSRYRIGDSTLLRRNRKGICICRNELVLCSRKSETEQKSSLRLHGQGTKRRQALLQIIFGAFSFPSIAVANASADTDLQEDFRIYSDDTNKFKISIPQDWQVGAGKADGIRSVTAFYPGEASSSNVSVLITGLGADFTRLESFGKVDAFAENLVSGLDRSWQRPPGLAAKLIDSKTTNGLYYIEYSLQNPGESCRHIISVIGMASNGWYNRLYTVTGQYVEEESEKYRSKIEKSVLSFRFI, from the exons ATGGCCTCCGTTCCATCCCTGTTTTCCAACTCGTCACGATATCGAATCGGTGATTCCACACTTCTCCGACGTAACAGAAAAG GCATTTGTATATGCAGAAATGAGCTTGTTCTCTGTTCCAGGAAAAGCGAAACTGAACAAAAATCAAG CTTGCGCCTCCATGGACAGGGAACTAAAAGGAGACAGGCGTTGTTGCAGATCATCTTTGGTGCATTTTCTTTTCCATCCATTGCTGTTGCTAATGCTTCGGCAGATACAg ATTTACAAGAGGATTTCCGCATTTACTCGGATGATACCAATAAGTTCAAGATATCGATTCCCCAAG ACTGGCAAGTTGGTGCAGGAAAGGCTGATGGAATCAGATCAGTAACTGCTTTTTATCCTGGGGAGGCTTCTAGTTCTAATG TAAGCGTTTTAATCACGGGGCTTGGTGCGGATTTTACCAGATTAGAATCGTTTGGCAAGGTTGACGCTTTCGCTGAGAATCTG GTTTCTGGATTGGACAGAAGCTGGCAGAGGCCTCCTGGCTTGGCAGCAAAACTCATTGACTCTAAGACTACAAATG GCTTATATTACATCGAGTATTCACTGCAAAATCCTGGAGAAAGTTGCAGGCACATAATTTCTGTAATTGGGATGGCATCAAACGGTTGGTACAACAGATTATATACTGTAACAGGGCAG TATgtggaagaagaatcagaaaaatACCGATCCAAAATTGAGAAG TCTGTCTTGTCATTCAGGTTCATCTGA
- the LOC122084608 gene encoding AT-hook motif nuclear-localized protein 10-like, with protein sequence MMAGSEPGIMSARESFGVGLQKSPTPSQPSGIPNMRLAFSSDGTAVYKPVTTSSPTTFQPSSGATGGGGGGGGDGPAGAIVQHGVNMNMGEPMKRKRGRPRKYGPGGTMALALTPATPATSTAASGGFSSPSTAANTAAASSPTATKKARGRPPGSSKKQQMTALGSAGIGFTPHVITVKAGEDVSSKIMSFSHHGPRAVCILSANGAISNVTLRQAATSGGTVTYEGRFEILSLSGSFLLSESGGQRSRTGGLSVSLAGPDGRVLGGGVAGLLTAASPVQVVVASFITDGRKESKSTNQSEPSSAPPKFTPGGGAAGTGSPQSRGTLSESSGGPGSPLNQSTGACNNSHPQVMASMPWK encoded by the exons ATGATGGCCGGATCTGAGCCGGGAATCATGTCGGCTAGAGAATCTTTCGGCGTTGGTCTTCAGAAAAGTCCTACACCTTCTCAACCTTCGGGCATACCCAACATGAGATTAGCTTTCAGTTCCGATGGGACAGCAGTCTACAAGCCTGTCACTACAAGCTCCCCAACAACTTTTCAACCTAGCAGTGGAGCtactggtggtggtggcggtggcggcGGTGATGGTCCCGCCGGCGCAATTGTTCAGCACGGCGTTAATATGAACATGGGCGAGCCCATGAAGCGGAAGCGAGGGAGGCCACGAAAATATGGTCCTGGAGGCACTATGGCACTTGCATTGACGCCTGCAACGCCTGCTACATCTACTGCCGCTTCCGGTGggttctcttctccttctacgGCGGCCAACACCGCCGCTGCCTCCTCACCGACCGCAACGAAGAAGGCAAGGGGCCGCCCACCGGGCTCTAGCAAGAAGCAGCAGATGACTGCACTTG GATCGGCTGGGATTGGATTTACACCACATGTTATCACTGTAAAGGCTGGAGAG GACGTGTCATCAAAAATAATGTCATTCTCCCACCATGGTCCACGGGCTGTTTGCATTCTTTCAGCAAATGGTGCTATATCAAATGTAACACTTCGTCAAGCAGCAACATCTGGTGGAACTGTGACTTACGAG GGACGATTTGAAATCCTCTCCCTTTCTGGTTCTTTCTTGCTCTCAGAGAGTGGTGGTCAACGCAGTAGAACAGGTGGATTGAGCGTGTCCCTAGCAGGTCCAGACGGTCGTGTTTTAGGTGGTGGTGTGGCTGGGCTTCTAACAGCGGCATCTCCTGTTCAG GTGGTTGTAGCTAGTTTTATCACAGATGGCCGTAAAGAATCAAAATCGACGAATCAATCAGAACCTTCTTCTGCACCACCAAAGTTTACTCCTGGCGGTGGGGCTGCAGGAACTGGTAGCCCACAGTCACGGGGGACCCTGAGTGAATCCTCAGGTGGCCCTGGAAGCCCCCTCAACCAAAGTACAGGCGCGTGCAATAACAGCCACCCACAAGTCATGGCTAGCATGCCATGGAAGTAG